A portion of the Candidatus Zixiibacteriota bacterium genome contains these proteins:
- a CDS encoding MoaD/ThiS family protein produces MKVKVLKLGEAAKEVEIQDGSTLQHVIQASGFNREHMTVTLNGHPAFDTSPVQDGDVITMNPHIKGGQS; encoded by the coding sequence ATGAAGGTCAAGGTATTAAAGTTAGGCGAAGCCGCCAAGGAAGTCGAGATTCAAGATGGGTCGACATTGCAGCATGTCATCCAGGCATCGGGATTCAACCGCGAACATATGACTGTTACGCTAAACGGTCATCCAGCATTTGACACATCACCTGTTCAGGATGGTGATGTTATCACGATGAACCCGCATATCAAAGGGGGGCAAAGTTGA